TTGGCTCGAGTGGAGGATGGCCGTGTGGCGCGTGAGAACTGCTGGGGTGCGTGGCCCGGGTGTGCGCGCGCCCAGCGGCGGGGTGCAGCTTCTCTCCGCCCGGCTTCTCCTCCCACTCGCCCtctcccatctcctccctcctccacacccccgcccccGGGACGGCGAGGCTCCCTCCCCGCACCGGCCGGAGAGTACACAAAGCGGCGGGTGAGGGGAAGCTTCGCAGGCGTGCAAGGAGCAGTGAGATCACTGGCGTTATAAATATCCCAGTGCCAGCGCCGAGATCCGTTCGGGTGGCCTCCCTCTCTCTACcccctctccctgtctctttccCAAGGCTATGTCCACTCGGTGCGGCGAGGGGGGCAGCGCCAGAGGTACGCAGCCGCGCGGGGGCTGCGGAGCCCAGAACCAGCCCTACAAGATGCACTTAGGACCCCCGCGGCTGGAAGAATGAGCttgtccttcctcctcctcctcttgctcAGCCACCTGATCCTCAGCGCCTGGGCTCGCGGGGAGAAGCGCCTCGTCCCCAAAGGGCAACCCGGACAGGCTGCCACTGCTAGGAACCCGGGAGGCGCCAGCAGCAGCTGGAGCAGCAGAAGCACGAcgtcttcctcttcttcctctgcctcctcctcccccgcgGCTTCTCTGGGAAGCCAAGGAAGCGGCTTGGAGCAGACCAGTTTCCAGTGGAGCCCCTCGGGGCGCCGGACCGGCAGCCTCTACTGCAGAGTGGGCATCGGTTTCCATCTGCAGATCTACCCGGATGGCAAAGTCAATGGCTCCCACGAAGCCAATATGTTAAGTAAGTTGCTTGCTCTCCTACAAAACCCGTCCTAAGCGGGCGGCAGGAGATTCGGGAGGGACAGCGGATTATTCCCTGGGCCACAGGCGCACCTTTCCGAGCCTCGGCCACTGGGATCCAGCCGGCCCTGGAAACGGCGGGGCAGGTTGGGTGGAGATCCGTCTACACGGCGCGCACACGCTTACCCCTCTTGTGATTATGAGGAATGGAGATTCCTGAGGTGTAGGCTATCCGGAGGCTGGTACAGACAGGCACCTTGCTTCCAGTTTGCCCTGGTCCCAAAGAGGAGCTCCAGCCTGTGCCTGGAGAAAAAACACgaattttctttctcctcttctagtTTCTGTttactttctgcttctgtttACCAGAATAGTATCTTACACTGAGCATCAATGTGCACCTCCTTTCCCTGCCCataaataatagttttttttaagaataatcaAACCTCGCATACTCCCCTCCCCACAACCACTACCATAAATCccaaattaatattatatataatatatatacttgtatatctattataaatatgtacatatttgcatatttatattatatatgtgtgtattacaTGGGAGACAAGACATACCTTGCTTCGAAGAAGACCGTGATCTAGAAAACTGGACACGTTTAGAGGGGAGGACGTGATGGACATTCGAATTATGAATTCAGGAGTTGGGTTTAACAATGTTTAATATCTTGAGACCACGACCAGACCTTGTGAGAAAGAGTGGCCGGCCTTTGGTCCCCAAGGACAACTTTATTTTAGAAGAAACTCAGAGGCGATTCAATTTTGTAGATGAAAATTTTGTAGGTTTTTTAAAGCcaagtttaaaattttctgagttttctctttAGCtccctctttttccctccttcctcatctcctcttcctttctACCCCATCTGAGTTTCCACACCACTCTGATTCCTCTCACTGCCTCTCTAGGCTGCAAAGAGGAGAGATGATTTGGGGTTGTGTGCGGGACTGGGGGTATCTCTGCGGGCCTTTTCCTCCTTAGGGCCGGATTGCTCTTCCAGCCGGGGTTAGTCTAGCAGATAGAAGCACAGTCGGAGCCTCTGAGAGACTCGGGAGAGCGGAAACGTGGCCAGAAAACAGCGTTGCGCAGGGTCTCCTGGCTCCCATAGTGTCAGCCTGGTGGCTCCCAGGTGTGCTTAACTTTATCCGTCTTTTAAACCGATGACCCTACGGTCAATTGCGTGTCTTCTTTCCCAAGCTCCGGAGGAGCGCCGGCGCCACAGCGGAGCTGGCATCTGACACCTTCTCCGGTCGGGGGTCGGTGGGCCGGCGGCTGGTTGCCACCAGAAAGGGAGCGAGTCCACGCCCGTCTCCTGTCTCCGACTAGTCTTCCGGTCTCTGCCGCTCCAGCTGGCTATGTCGCATGTGGCGAGGTGACCTGGAGCACGGAACCCCAGAGAGGGTTTTCCACATCCCCTCACCGAATGCTAGGGCCTTCCACACTCTCCTTAGGGGGGCTTGACTTTTATGTTTTAAGGTTCGTTGCACTCTTATTCAACAACTGACCGTCTTTGGTGGCAAAAGGCAAGGTCAATTAGGGCAAATGACAATTTCCCAAGATCTCAGGTCGACAAGAGTTATGTCTATTTCAGTGTTTCCATTGGCCTTCTCATTTTGGCCCACCCAACTCTTCCCTGCTCCAGACTTCAAATCTCATTCCCCACTTCTAGTAATCTTCCCCCTTTCTCCTTACAGGAACactctttctattctgttcttctTGTAGTTTATCCAAGAAAGCAGCCTCAACAGAGGATAACTTCTGTGTTCCCAAGGGAAGATCTAGAGTTAGCCTGCAAGGGGCAGCAGGTTGGATCCCAGGGAGGGTAAAAGGATGTGTCTGGCATGTGTTTTGGTGTGCTACGGATCTCTGAAAACCAGACTTATTCCCAAGATACTCATCCTCTTCACTTGGAAGAAACCATGAGAGACAAGGACTTTTGCAGACAAGGCCTTGTGGAGGGAGTTGTAGAAAAatataggaaagaaaatgagaacaatTCAACAAAGAATACATTCAGCTAAAGAAGACATTGGCCAGTATTTGTTAGTTCTAaggcacattttattttaaaatccacttTGAAAGGTATCTAACAAAGAACAGGCACAAAACACTGTTTTGTAACACTGTTTTGTAACACTGTTTTGTTTCATAAACAAAACTAAAGTGCCTAAATAAAACTTTCTTAATTTAACTAACACTTTCCTAATTCATTCCAGTTTACAGCAGCCTTTCAGAGTTTAGTCTGTATCTTTCACATGGCTTGAGATCATTCACtgactcattcatccatttattcgtGTACCCAGCATAGGGTACCTAGCTCACCAAACTTGATATTTGGGTTACTTTGGGGTTcattgagggatttttttttccttctacaggTTTTTCTCACTGAGGAGTAAAATTTACTTGTTTAAATCATGGTGATTTTCAGTTTTGTGATGTCTGAGTGTCTAACACTATTTCATACGATTTTGCAACCATTGATCAATGGAGAATTTATGAAATATGTCATGTTAAAAGGACAACATGTAATTTGGAAGTTTAGAATGAATCTCTGTCTTTAAGAAGCTGTGAGAGAAAAACAGACCTGCCAATTGCAGTTGGTCATATACCTCTTTGAAGACAGCACTTGATGGTTCCCTGATTCATATGTAAACTAAGGCATTGTTTACAAACTGTTGGTTAGAGTGTGTGAGGAAACAATTGTCCAGGTCTCTCTAGAGACACTAAGAGAGTTTTGGGACCAAGAGGACCATAGAGGATACATCAGAGTTTTACCTCATCTTCTAATTCTACTGTCTGAGTTATcaatgataaaaaacaaaaaaacaaaaaaacattattCTGTCACAGCTTGCTACTTCAGAAAAGAGTCAAAATTTTGCCATGAAGCTGAATTCTAATAGTTGCTTTTAAACTCAAAATTTTTCTGTGTTTGTCAGAACAgataaatacatgtgtgtataaatgtTTTACAACCATCATTGGACACTAATTTTTGCAAACTGTGTATATCTTCTAGTTTCACCATCAGAAGTACACTGGCCATAGGTTTTTGAAATACAATAGTTCTCTTATACAATAGTTCTCCAAAGCtttgaagacagaaaaaagaatcagtCTCATTGTACATAAACTCTTATTATGAGGAAATACTGGGGAAGGATGAAGAAAGATGGTCAAGACAGATGATAAAATCCTAGTACTGAATAGAAACATATTTTGCTTCAATTATTATGCTTTCAAGTTTAGTTTCAACACACTGCTCCTGTTGACTTACCTTGAGCCACTGAAGAATAGGCAATAAAGTAGTTGTCAGTTTAGGGAGCAAAAGCTCAAAGCTATAGCTACACAAAGCTGAAGTGTTCACATAAAATATGGAAATTCCAATCATGTATTTTGGCTAAGCCAAACCCTCagttttactcatttaaaaaaatctgaattcacTATCAATTTTGATGTCATGTAGTATCAACCTTTATATAGTCCCCAAAGACTAAATAAACCAGAAACTTTATctactatatagaaaatctcAAGCAGGATGTTCCTATGTTGCTAACGTAATCAGTGAAGACTGGATTATTAATTGGATTATTAAGACTCGGATTTGATAAAGATATGACATATCTCCTGCTGTGTGAACGCAAGCAgagaaacttcatttttaaatgatttttctttgaGGATTTTCAGACGAGCTGTTGAAAGCTTCTGAATACATGGAGTATCTGTCATTCTTATTaactaagaaaagagaaaagggagaagttTACATAATTGGATCCACCACTGATAATAAAgtctattatattaaaaattctaGAGGGGACTAAGTAAAAAAATCTAGATACTGATTTTCTTACTGGAATAAGTTTACTTTGTAACACATGCCTATGCTTGTGAGTGAGTTGATTAAATAGTGTGTGTATAATCTGAGACACCAAGTTCTTGTATCTTTGAACCTAGATATCAATCCCAAAATTCCTCCAAGAGCTAATAATCCCTTCAGTTAAgcactgcttttttcttttgatcCTCTTAAATGTGAACACCCTAGGAAAGAGAACACTTTGTCACTTGCATTTTAACATGAATTAACTATACTgatcctctccccctgccccactcctCAGCATTAGAGGGCCAAAATAGCAGGAGAGAATGAAAACATGTGTCCATACAGGTGTACATGTGGGGTGTCCTGAAAAGGAAGAGAGGTAGTGAGAAGGTCAAAGAAACAATCCAATTCAGCAAACAAATTTATTGACTATCTATGATCTGTGTGACACACATGGCCATCTGCAGTTTTGTTTAGGGACACCATCTGGGCTCCCTTAATGTGAATTGCAAATTCCCATCATGTTTATTATTACTGACTCCTAATAAGAGTGAGGAAATtactgaaattgaaaaaaaaatcagttttagagaaatgttttctgggatttatatatatgtgtgattTAATGCACATTGGTTTAAAATGC
The Camelus bactrianus isolate YW-2024 breed Bactrian camel chromosome 2, ASM4877302v1, whole genome shotgun sequence genome window above contains:
- the FGF5 gene encoding fibroblast growth factor 5 isoform X2, whose amino-acid sequence is MSLSFLLLLLLSHLILSAWARGEKRLVPKGQPGQAATARNPGGASSSWSSRSTTSSSSSSASSSPAASLGSQGSGLEQTSFQWSPSGRRTGSLYCRVGIGFHLQIYPDGKVNGSHEANMLSQIYR